A portion of the Clostridium gelidum genome contains these proteins:
- a CDS encoding TetR/AcrR family transcriptional regulator: MRKKDDEKEKSIKDAVIKLILKEGFQGTSISKIAKEAGVSPATVYIYYDNKEAMLHDIYIEYSEEVFEYLLNKVNNVIDGKQLIEIIVKEYYTYIKKNGEIFHFVEQFSSCPALASGCSERTGIKNLNNLLTDMKEKKVFKDFRNDNLIAIIFSPVKYIAINQCIGEEEQVELLKEMIRIIQAALIVN, translated from the coding sequence ATGAGAAAAAAAGATGATGAAAAAGAAAAAAGTATAAAAGATGCAGTTATTAAGTTAATACTTAAAGAAGGTTTTCAGGGTACTTCTATTTCAAAAATAGCTAAAGAAGCAGGGGTTTCGCCAGCTACAGTTTATATTTATTATGATAATAAAGAAGCAATGCTTCATGATATATATATTGAGTATTCTGAAGAAGTCTTTGAATATTTACTTAATAAGGTTAATAATGTGATTGATGGTAAGCAACTTATTGAAATAATTGTTAAAGAATATTACACATACATTAAAAAGAATGGTGAAATTTTTCATTTCGTAGAACAGTTTTCAAGTTGTCCAGCTCTAGCGAGTGGATGCTCAGAACGCACGGGTATAAAAAACTTAAATAATTTGTTAACTGATATGAAAGAAAAGAAAGTGTTTAAAGATTTTCGAAATGATAATTTGATAGCAATAATTTTTTCTCCAGTAAAATACATTGCTATTAATCAGTGTATTGGAGAAGAAGAGCAAGTTGAATTACTAAAAGAAATGATTAGGATTATACAGGCGGCTTTGATAGTAAATTAA